One segment of Olsenella uli DSM 7084 DNA contains the following:
- a CDS encoding ketopantoate reductase family protein → MDVLVVGIGVIGSYLAHAACDAGNAVTVVARGRWGDTIRDRGLVIHHHVQHKTTIDHPYVVDGIPQGERFDVAFSVMRQDQQIAALDQLEGIDADLLVLVGNNLRAQELADRLRSHGHARRVLFGFQSTAGIRKADHVECVRWGATGLDVAPLHGEPTASDKNLLARVFTGGYRPNWTHDFEDWLLYHAAAVLPMCFVSYLCGCDLRAASHELLRQMVAAQGEGYALLARLGHPVAPEGNEGLLDGGLKTRMWLAVVWIVARTKIGTLCVDDHCRHAPDEMRDLEVGFERIRGLAPDFPMPAWDALLARMGNWNEVCRRWGT, encoded by the coding sequence ATGGACGTCCTCGTTGTCGGCATCGGTGTCATAGGGAGTTACCTGGCGCACGCGGCCTGCGATGCGGGAAACGCCGTCACCGTGGTCGCACGGGGACGGTGGGGTGACACCATCCGCGACAGGGGACTCGTAATCCACCACCATGTGCAGCACAAGACCACCATCGACCACCCATATGTGGTCGATGGCATCCCCCAGGGCGAGCGCTTCGATGTGGCCTTCTCCGTCATGCGGCAGGACCAGCAGATAGCCGCCCTCGACCAGCTCGAGGGCATCGATGCGGACCTGCTCGTGCTTGTCGGCAACAACCTGCGCGCCCAGGAGCTTGCCGACCGGCTCAGGTCGCACGGACATGCCAGGCGCGTGCTCTTTGGCTTCCAAAGCACCGCCGGCATCCGCAAGGCGGACCATGTCGAATGCGTACGATGGGGTGCCACGGGGCTCGACGTTGCACCGCTCCATGGCGAGCCCACGGCTTCCGACAAGAACCTTCTTGCCCGTGTGTTCACGGGCGGGTATCGACCCAACTGGACCCATGATTTCGAGGATTGGCTCCTCTATCACGCCGCTGCAGTGCTGCCAATGTGCTTTGTCTCCTACCTCTGCGGTTGCGACCTACGCGCGGCATCGCACGAGCTGCTCCGCCAAATGGTAGCCGCCCAGGGTGAGGGCTATGCGCTCCTCGCACGGCTCGGCCACCCCGTCGCACCCGAAGGCAACGAGGGGCTCCTCGACGGAGGGCTCAAGACCCGCATGTGGCTTGCCGTCGTATGGATCGTGGCTCGCACAAAGATAGGGACGCTCTGCGTGGACGACCACTGCAGGCATGCCCCGGACGAGATGCGTGACCTCGAGGTGGGATTCGAGCGGATACGAGGGCTCGCCCCAGACTTCCCCATGCCCGCTTGGGACGCTCTCCTCGCTCGGATGGGCAACTGGAATGAGGTCTGCAGGCGGTGGGGGACATGA
- a CDS encoding alpha/beta hydrolase: protein MKMHEYAPSSSSEAPTALLIHPMLSSAEGMRLIVADRMGNNLHYLIPDLSSHGEATSTEYRSAAMEANQIRDWLIGHGQTHLSLGFGASLGGIVLLELLKYPDLTFDRLFFEGTSMFVGARAKEAVVRRMFLSKHRRAAANPQLAIRKMGELYGPQAARPMAESLIAMSELSIRNIVHDCGNVEPPALSPDVQRRCTFAYGERDFDLSRARKVIPRLYPNATLRVWTGFGHCERIMGDPDAYAAMLRKGLPAQQTTQDQAG from the coding sequence ATGAAGATGCACGAATACGCGCCTTCTAGCAGCAGCGAGGCTCCCACGGCGCTGCTCATCCATCCCATGCTCTCCTCGGCGGAGGGCATGCGACTCATCGTAGCCGATAGGATGGGCAACAACCTCCACTATCTGATTCCCGACCTCTCCTCCCATGGAGAGGCAACCTCCACGGAATATCGTTCGGCCGCCATGGAGGCCAACCAGATCCGCGATTGGCTCATTGGGCACGGGCAGACGCACCTCTCCCTCGGCTTTGGCGCCTCACTTGGCGGCATCGTCCTCCTCGAGCTCCTCAAGTACCCGGACCTCACATTCGACCGCCTCTTCTTTGAGGGCACGAGCATGTTCGTCGGGGCACGCGCGAAGGAAGCCGTGGTGAGACGAATGTTCCTGAGCAAGCACAGAAGGGCAGCCGCCAACCCCCAGCTCGCCATCCGCAAGATGGGCGAGCTCTATGGCCCCCAGGCGGCACGACCCATGGCCGAGAGCCTCATCGCCATGAGCGAGCTGAGCATTCGCAACATCGTGCATGACTGTGGCAACGTGGAACCACCCGCCCTCTCGCCTGACGTCCAACGCCGGTGCACCTTCGCATATGGCGAGAGGGACTTCGACCTCAGCCGTGCTCGGAAGGTGATCCCCCGGCTATACCCCAACGCGACCCTCAGGGTATGGACCGGCTTCGGACACTGCGAGCGGATAATGGGCGATCCGGATGCCTACGCCGCCATGCTCCGCAAGGGCCTCCCAGCCCAACAGACGACCCAGGATCAGGCAGGTTAG
- a CDS encoding B3/B4 domain-containing protein, whose amino-acid sequence MRLLANESIAGLGIKSIVVGTARNVDPKAPLPDAFLKKQREMEDWALGCDMSEVLDHPVVQGYRDLLQSVGRSAKRNPPTVPALIRNIQHRGSIPHINSIIDIYNVESLRSLLAIGGHDLDKVHERIEFTVSKEEGVFLPILSTEKHVAKTDYVYRDAEGIMAWLDVRDGERYKFDDETGNAIFIIQGNANTSVGYRLEALGRIRDDLVTCMPDVEFETYVVHAGEGLELRE is encoded by the coding sequence GTGAGACTGTTAGCCAACGAGAGCATTGCGGGGCTCGGAATCAAAAGCATTGTGGTCGGGACGGCAAGAAACGTGGACCCGAAGGCCCCCCTGCCCGATGCGTTCCTGAAGAAGCAGAGGGAGATGGAGGACTGGGCGCTGGGCTGCGACATGAGCGAGGTCCTCGACCACCCGGTAGTCCAGGGCTACAGGGATCTGCTGCAGAGCGTGGGGCGCAGCGCCAAGAGAAACCCGCCCACCGTCCCCGCGCTCATACGCAACATCCAGCATCGCGGTTCCATCCCGCACATCAACAGCATCATCGACATCTACAACGTGGAGTCGCTGCGCTCTCTGCTGGCGATAGGCGGGCACGACCTCGACAAGGTTCACGAGCGGATAGAGTTCACCGTCAGCAAGGAGGAGGGCGTCTTCCTCCCGATTCTCTCCACGGAGAAGCACGTGGCCAAGACGGACTACGTCTACCGTGACGCAGAGGGGATCATGGCCTGGCTCGACGTCCGCGACGGCGAGCGCTACAAGTTCGACGACGAGACGGGGAACGCGATCTTCATCATCCAAGGCAACGCCAACACGTCCGTCGGGTATCGCCTGGAGGCGCTCGGACGGATCCGAGACGACCTGGTGACATGCATGCCGGACGTGGAGTTCGAGACATACGTCGTTCACGCCGGAGAAGGGCTGGAACTGCGGGAATGA
- a CDS encoding GntR family transcriptional regulator, translated as MDIVISNTSERPIYEQISSQVKEAILSGDLAAGQQLPSIRALAGDLHVSVITTKRAYSDLESLGFIETVQGRGSFVARGNLELLREERLREVEGLLEQALADASAAGITVTDLHEMLDTLAEADM; from the coding sequence GTGGACATCGTCATATCGAACACAAGCGAACGACCCATCTACGAGCAGATATCTTCCCAGGTGAAGGAAGCCATCCTCTCGGGCGACCTTGCCGCGGGCCAGCAGTTGCCTTCGATCAGGGCGCTTGCGGGAGACCTCCACGTGAGCGTCATCACCACCAAACGCGCCTACTCTGACCTCGAGTCCCTCGGCTTCATCGAGACGGTCCAGGGTCGGGGCAGCTTCGTCGCGCGCGGCAACCTCGAGCTGCTGCGCGAGGAGAGGCTTCGTGAGGTGGAGGGCCTGCTCGAACAGGCCCTGGCAGATGCGAGTGCGGCAGGGATCACCGTGACCGATCTGCACGAGATGCTCGACACGCTTGCCGAAGCCGATATGTAG
- a CDS encoding ABC transporter ATP-binding protein, with product MPDLLKIQGLTKSYGDFSLQKMELSVPDGHVVGLIGKNGAGKSTTMKAVLGLIFPDAGHIELFGRADDDGPCVEVKRRIGVVLDSCPFPAEMTAADVGRLGRRAFGSWRQGRFDTLLRDAGISATKKVRRLSRGMGMRLQLAFALAHEPDLLLLDEATSGLDPLARDEVLDLLRDHMSHEGRGILMSSHITTDLEKLADIVVCIDGGRKVFEKTLEDICDTSGIARCKSEDVERIMRAGLFGQGVLRILRNGYSSDVLVPDRKLLHDALPTVTCERASLDEYMLLTLKGEAL from the coding sequence ATGCCAGATCTGCTCAAGATACAGGGACTCACGAAGTCCTATGGGGACTTCTCCCTTCAAAAGATGGAGCTCAGCGTACCAGACGGTCACGTGGTCGGCCTTATCGGCAAAAACGGCGCGGGCAAGAGCACCACGATGAAGGCCGTTCTCGGCCTGATCTTCCCTGATGCCGGACACATCGAGCTGTTTGGGAGGGCCGACGACGACGGGCCCTGCGTGGAAGTCAAGCGACGCATCGGGGTCGTCCTGGACAGCTGTCCGTTTCCTGCGGAGATGACGGCTGCAGACGTCGGCAGGCTGGGGCGTCGCGCGTTTGGCAGCTGGCGACAGGGTCGCTTCGACACGTTGCTGAGAGACGCTGGCATCTCGGCGACGAAGAAGGTCAGGAGGCTCTCCCGCGGCATGGGGATGAGGCTGCAACTGGCATTCGCCCTCGCCCACGAACCTGACCTGCTGCTACTCGACGAAGCCACGTCCGGTCTGGACCCCCTGGCCCGCGACGAAGTGCTTGACCTCTTGCGCGACCACATGTCCCACGAGGGACGGGGCATCCTCATGTCCAGCCACATCACGACCGACCTGGAGAAGCTGGCCGACATTGTGGTATGCATCGACGGCGGGCGCAAGGTGTTCGAGAAGACCCTGGAAGACATCTGCGACACGTCTGGCATCGCCCGCTGCAAGTCGGAAGACGTCGAGAGGATCATGCGGGCCGGCCTGTTCGGGCAGGGAGTCTTGCGAATCCTCAGAAACGGATATAGCTCTGACGTGCTGGTGCCCGACCGCAAGCTATTGCACGACGCCCTTCCCACCGTCACTTGCGAACGCGCATCTCTCGACGAGTACATGTTACTCACCCTGAAGGGAGAGGCTCTATGA
- a CDS encoding DUF1304 domain-containing protein gives MDLVTIVLATLVAVEFLYIMYLEAFATTSEKTAQVFGMPVEELGRDSVRTLFKNQGIYNGLVAVMVLVSVYLFASLPVIIMLMCFIILVALYGSLTSNPRIILMQGGLAILTLLSAIWTLLV, from the coding sequence ATGGATCTTGTGACGATCGTTCTGGCCACGCTTGTGGCCGTGGAGTTCCTCTACATCATGTACCTTGAGGCCTTTGCAACCACATCCGAGAAGACCGCGCAGGTCTTTGGCATGCCCGTCGAGGAGCTGGGCCGTGACTCCGTCAGGACGCTCTTCAAGAACCAGGGTATCTACAATGGCCTTGTGGCGGTCATGGTGCTGGTGTCCGTCTACCTGTTTGCCAGCCTTCCCGTCATCATCATGCTCATGTGCTTCATCATCCTGGTGGCGCTCTATGGAAGCCTGACCAGCAACCCCCGTATCATCCTCATGCAAGGTGGCCTCGCCATCCTGACGCTCCTGAGCGCCATCTGGACCTTGTTGGTGTAG
- a CDS encoding ABC-2 transporter permease, whose product MRTTIQAELTATGRLLAQLLAVSTLVSVFVSVATQSVATGGAVPAMTLMSYVFSTLAYDEANGWQGFRLTLPISRQNVVVGRYLASLAVAILSALLGAAVACALSAVASTLGADSYLAPLVLTEETHKTIWAVPALSVAAVLVMVDVMFPLGMRSGLTRAVRLVPVVLCLLFVGGGTLVGNDGPLSAAMADIVAMIEGGGSVLPLVVGVVVIALVLHLVSMLITVQLYARREL is encoded by the coding sequence ATGAGGACCACGATCCAAGCGGAGCTGACGGCAACGGGACGCCTTCTCGCCCAGCTCTTGGCAGTCTCGACCCTGGTGAGCGTCTTTGTCTCCGTTGCGACCCAATCCGTCGCCACAGGAGGAGCGGTCCCGGCAATGACCCTCATGTCCTACGTCTTCTCGACGCTTGCCTACGATGAGGCGAACGGATGGCAGGGCTTTCGCCTCACCTTACCCATAAGCCGCCAGAACGTGGTGGTGGGACGCTACCTGGCATCGCTCGCCGTCGCCATCCTGTCAGCCCTACTCGGTGCCGCCGTCGCATGCGCTCTCTCTGCCGTCGCCTCCACGCTGGGAGCAGACTCGTACCTTGCCCCGCTCGTCCTCACGGAGGAGACCCACAAGACCATATGGGCCGTACCGGCACTCAGTGTCGCGGCGGTCCTTGTCATGGTGGACGTGATGTTCCCCCTGGGCATGAGGTCCGGACTCACCCGCGCGGTGCGCCTGGTCCCCGTGGTGCTATGCCTCTTGTTTGTGGGCGGTGGCACGCTCGTCGGCAACGACGGTCCGCTGTCCGCCGCCATGGCCGATATCGTCGCGATGATCGAAGGTGGCGGATCCGTCCTTCCGCTCGTTGTGGGAGTGGTCGTGATTGCGCTCGTGCTGCACCTCGTCAGCATGCTGATTACGGTGCAGCTGTATGCTCGTCGAGAGTTGTAG
- a CDS encoding Ldh family oxidoreductase: METRPYVSWELMNSFLTDAFKGYGVPERDAAICADVLLESDRRGIESHGCNRFKPIYIDRIKRGTLLPKTNLEVVRETPTTVVADAHDGMGMVASHRVMEMLIGKAKDSGMAGGAIRNSTHYGIAGYWATMASKEGMIGLTGTNARPSIAPTFGVENMMGTNPLTFALPTDEEFPFCIDCATSIVQRGKIEYYAREGRPTPAGMVVAEDGSTVTDSQQILGMLVDGTAALAPLGGGPGDEMCGYKGYGYAATVEILSAALAGGQFMKALTGVAPDGSSQMYHLGHFFFVVDPDAFCGRETFRKIAGDICRELRASNRAPGYERIFTAGEKEYLAWLDRKDRGVPVGEAVQREFVQVRDELGLPYRFPFEK, translated from the coding sequence ATGGAGACGAGGCCGTACGTTTCGTGGGAGCTCATGAACTCGTTCCTCACCGATGCGTTCAAGGGGTATGGCGTGCCCGAAAGGGATGCTGCCATCTGTGCGGACGTGTTGCTCGAGAGCGACCGTCGCGGCATCGAGAGCCATGGCTGCAACCGCTTCAAGCCCATCTACATCGACCGCATCAAGCGCGGCACGCTCCTGCCCAAGACCAACCTCGAGGTCGTGAGGGAGACCCCCACCACCGTGGTGGCGGACGCACACGACGGCATGGGCATGGTCGCCTCGCACCGCGTGATGGAGATGCTCATCGGGAAGGCCAAGGACAGCGGCATGGCGGGCGGTGCCATCCGCAACTCCACGCACTATGGCATCGCGGGCTACTGGGCGACGATGGCGAGCAAGGAGGGAATGATCGGGCTCACGGGCACCAACGCACGTCCCTCGATAGCCCCGACCTTCGGCGTGGAGAACATGATGGGCACCAACCCGCTCACGTTCGCGCTCCCCACCGACGAGGAGTTCCCGTTCTGCATCGACTGTGCCACATCCATCGTGCAGCGTGGCAAGATCGAGTACTATGCACGAGAGGGAAGGCCCACGCCGGCAGGCATGGTCGTGGCCGAGGACGGCTCCACCGTCACGGACTCCCAGCAGATCTTGGGAATGCTGGTGGATGGCACGGCGGCGCTCGCGCCTCTGGGCGGCGGTCCCGGTGACGAGATGTGCGGCTACAAGGGCTATGGCTACGCCGCGACGGTCGAGATCCTCTCGGCCGCGCTTGCGGGCGGCCAGTTCATGAAGGCGCTCACGGGCGTGGCGCCCGACGGCTCGTCGCAGATGTACCACCTCGGGCACTTCTTCTTCGTGGTGGACCCGGACGCGTTCTGCGGGCGGGAGACCTTCCGCAAGATCGCGGGCGACATCTGCCGTGAGCTGCGTGCCTCGAACAGGGCTCCCGGTTACGAGCGTATCTTTACGGCAGGCGAGAAGGAATACCTTGCGTGGCTGGACCGCAAGGACAGGGGCGTGCCTGTCGGTGAGGCGGTGCAGAGGGAGTTCGTCCAGGTGCGAGACGAGCTGGGACTTCCGTATCGCTTCCCGTTCGAGAAGTAG
- a CDS encoding methyltransferase family protein, translating to MARGESSHLPYAGVGPLYVAAIIVLTAMGVALSQLGLIPHTGWPVPVVLRVALGIVLIALGIVVWLAAVLGAGIDEGIRENRLVTTGIYAWVRNPIYVAFGMACTGAIVMAGNVWLLVLPLLFWALLTALMRHTEERWLLDLHGSEYRAYCKCVNRCIPWPPCWR from the coding sequence ATGGCGAGGGGCGAGTCCAGTCACCTTCCCTATGCGGGCGTCGGACCCCTCTACGTTGCCGCCATCATTGTGTTGACGGCAATGGGCGTGGCACTGAGCCAGCTTGGCCTCATCCCCCATACGGGCTGGCCGGTCCCGGTCGTTTTGCGTGTCGCTCTGGGCATCGTGCTGATTGCGCTTGGAATCGTGGTATGGCTCGCGGCGGTCCTCGGTGCGGGCATAGACGAAGGGATCCGCGAGAACCGCCTGGTGACCACGGGCATCTACGCGTGGGTGCGAAACCCGATCTACGTGGCCTTTGGCATGGCGTGTACGGGAGCGATCGTGATGGCGGGCAACGTCTGGCTGCTCGTCCTGCCCCTCCTGTTCTGGGCGCTCCTCACGGCGCTCATGCGGCATACCGAGGAACGTTGGCTCCTGGACCTCCATGGCAGCGAGTATCGTGCGTACTGCAAGTGCGTCAACCGCTGCATCCCCTGGCCACCATGCTGGCGCTAG
- a CDS encoding 3-hydroxyacyl-CoA dehydrogenase: MDFKKVTVAGGGVLGSQIAFQSAFRGFDVTVWLRSDASIGRAKPKFERLRTIYLQTLEAAKTNPAAWARGFGPERPDDAGIDALKEQVERAYASLKLTTSYDEAADADLVIESIAEDPAQKIAFYQELAKHLPERTVIATNSSTMLPSAFAEATGRPEKYLALHFANEIWRNNTGEVMGHAGTGQAYYDQVVEFAEAIGMVPLCLHKEQPGYILNSMLVPFLNAAEALWANGVADPETIDKTWQLGTGAPAGPFRILDVVGLTTAYNIVIMDPRSKDPETVQGKIASKLKAKIDAGETGVNAGKGFFDYHK; encoded by the coding sequence ATGGACTTCAAGAAGGTAACCGTTGCGGGCGGTGGCGTGCTCGGCAGCCAGATCGCGTTCCAGAGCGCGTTTCGGGGCTTCGACGTCACCGTCTGGCTGAGAAGCGACGCCTCCATCGGACGAGCCAAGCCCAAGTTCGAGCGCTTGCGCACCATCTACCTGCAGACCCTTGAGGCCGCGAAGACCAACCCAGCGGCCTGGGCACGCGGCTTCGGGCCGGAGCGTCCCGACGACGCCGGCATCGACGCCCTCAAGGAGCAGGTCGAGCGCGCCTACGCCAGCCTCAAGCTCACCACCAGCTACGACGAGGCCGCAGACGCCGATCTGGTGATCGAGTCCATCGCCGAGGACCCGGCACAGAAGATCGCCTTCTACCAGGAGCTCGCCAAGCACCTCCCCGAGAGGACCGTCATCGCCACCAACTCCTCCACCATGCTTCCCAGCGCCTTCGCCGAGGCCACCGGCCGTCCCGAGAAGTACCTGGCCCTCCACTTCGCCAACGAGATCTGGCGCAACAACACCGGCGAGGTCATGGGCCACGCCGGCACCGGACAGGCGTACTACGACCAGGTCGTCGAGTTCGCCGAGGCCATCGGCATGGTGCCCCTGTGCCTGCACAAGGAGCAGCCGGGCTACATCCTCAACTCCATGCTCGTGCCCTTCCTGAACGCCGCCGAGGCACTCTGGGCAAACGGCGTCGCCGACCCCGAGACCATCGACAAGACCTGGCAGCTGGGCACAGGCGCACCTGCCGGTCCGTTCCGCATCCTCGACGTCGTCGGGCTGACCACCGCCTACAACATCGTAATCATGGACCCGCGCTCCAAGGACCCCGAGACCGTCCAGGGCAAGATCGCATCCAAGCTCAAGGCCAAGATCGACGCAGGCGAGACGGGCGTCAACGCCGGCAAGGGCTTCTTCGACTACCACAAGTAG
- a CDS encoding ZIP family metal transporter, with protein MDVSDSLSNLFVGLGLPLFGTTAGAAMVFLMRGNLSRTVSRILTGFAAGVMVAASIWSLIIPAIESSGGMGRMAWVPAFVGFWVGIAFLLVLDSVIPHLHLGASKAEGPRSGLTRNSLMVLAVTLHNIPEGMAVGVAYAGLLAGSRALTAAGAFALSLGIAIQNFPEGAIISMPLRAGGDSKSRAFLGGFASGIVEPIGAVITIAAASQVTAALPHLLSFAAGAMMYVVVEELIPEMSEGEHSNWGVIAFALGFTVMMALDVGLG; from the coding sequence ATGGACGTCTCGGATTCCCTCTCGAACCTCTTCGTGGGTCTGGGCCTGCCGCTCTTTGGTACCACGGCAGGCGCGGCGATGGTCTTCCTCATGCGAGGCAATCTCAGCAGGACGGTCAGCCGCATCCTCACGGGCTTTGCCGCCGGCGTCATGGTCGCAGCATCCATCTGGTCGCTCATCATTCCTGCCATAGAGAGCAGCGGGGGCATGGGACGCATGGCCTGGGTCCCGGCGTTCGTGGGATTCTGGGTGGGGATCGCGTTCTTGCTGGTGCTCGACAGCGTCATCCCCCACCTGCACCTGGGCGCCTCCAAGGCGGAGGGGCCACGCAGCGGGCTTACCCGCAACTCCCTCATGGTACTGGCCGTCACGCTCCACAACATCCCCGAGGGGATGGCCGTGGGCGTGGCGTATGCGGGCCTCCTGGCGGGAAGCCGGGCTCTCACCGCAGCGGGTGCCTTCGCTCTCTCGCTGGGCATCGCAATCCAGAACTTCCCCGAGGGAGCCATCATCTCGATGCCGCTGCGCGCCGGGGGTGACAGCAAGTCGCGGGCGTTCCTAGGCGGCTTTGCGTCGGGCATCGTCGAGCCCATCGGGGCCGTCATCACCATCGCCGCTGCCAGCCAGGTGACGGCCGCCCTCCCCCACCTGCTGAGCTTCGCTGCCGGTGCCATGATGTACGTTGTCGTGGAGGAACTCATCCCCGAGATGAGCGAGGGGGAGCACTCCAACTGGGGCGTCATAGCCTTTGCGCTCGGCTTCACCGTGATGATGGCCCTTGACGTGGGTCTGGGCTAG
- a CDS encoding MerR family transcriptional regulator, translating to MDESRPAGRHYSVGQLARMAGVSARTLRHYEDMGLLEPTRAENGYRTYGPRDVRRLSQILAMRACSLPLTTIRRLLKDSQANLRDTLESHLKTLRAQEKSLTDAIARTETAIAAIEGIENMDDEKRFGAIKAQSLKEFEGTYGIEARERYGNAAIDATNERIMSLTRDEWDAKDLLEEAIKVQLRLAMASDDPKGDEAAELARMHERWIRIHWGEAYDRETHLALVRGYLDDPRFRDYYDAAAGDGGTEFLVRALEANL from the coding sequence ATGGACGAGTCGAGGCCAGCGGGAAGGCACTACAGCGTGGGGCAGTTGGCCCGGATGGCGGGCGTGAGTGCACGCACGCTCCGCCATTACGAGGACATGGGGCTCCTTGAGCCCACTCGAGCGGAGAACGGGTACCGCACCTATGGCCCCCGCGACGTCAGGCGCCTGTCGCAGATACTCGCGATGCGCGCCTGCAGCCTTCCCCTCACGACCATCCGTCGCCTGCTCAAGGACTCGCAGGCAAACCTGCGGGATACCCTCGAGTCGCACCTCAAGACCCTGCGCGCGCAGGAGAAGTCGCTGACGGACGCGATAGCCCGCACGGAAACAGCCATCGCGGCAATCGAAGGGATCGAGAACATGGACGACGAGAAGAGATTCGGGGCCATCAAGGCCCAAAGCCTAAAGGAGTTCGAGGGCACGTACGGAATCGAAGCGCGCGAGCGCTACGGTAACGCGGCCATCGATGCGACCAACGAGCGCATCATGTCGCTCACGCGCGACGAATGGGACGCGAAGGACCTGCTCGAGGAGGCCATCAAGGTGCAGCTGCGCCTTGCCATGGCGTCGGACGACCCCAAGGGGGATGAGGCCGCGGAGCTCGCTCGCATGCACGAGCGCTGGATACGCATCCACTGGGGCGAGGCCTACGACCGCGAGACGCACCTGGCGCTGGTGCGTGGATACCTGGATGACCCACGCTTCAGAGACTACTACGACGCCGCAGCCGGGGATGGCGGGACGGAGTTCCTCGTGAGGGCGTTGGAGGCCAACCTGTAG
- a CDS encoding PadR family transcriptional regulator, which produces MGGSANQGALTETVFYILLRLHHPAHGYALMKDIGEMTDHRVSPGAGTLYGALETLQKKGWVTPLEGRMDGRKKEYVITDEGRRVFERDVKRLEELLENARKLKGELS; this is translated from the coding sequence ATGGGAGGTTCGGCAAACCAGGGAGCGCTAACGGAGACGGTCTTCTACATCCTGCTGAGGCTTCACCATCCAGCCCACGGATACGCCCTGATGAAGGACATAGGCGAGATGACCGACCATCGTGTGAGCCCTGGGGCCGGAACGCTGTACGGAGCGCTGGAGACCCTGCAGAAGAAGGGCTGGGTCACGCCGCTCGAAGGGCGGATGGACGGCAGGAAGAAGGAGTACGTCATCACCGACGAGGGACGGCGGGTCTTCGAGCGCGACGTCAAGAGACTGGAAGAGCTGCTGGAAAACGCACGCAAGCTGAAGGGGGAGTTGTCATGA
- a CDS encoding DUF2812 domain-containing protein, with product MKTRVKKAFLDINEEEKWLNEQGAQGMMLLSYSNGTYEFEDVSPAAFQYKVDIPQYSEKERRRDYLDFLEQTGASVVAEYADRVYLRKKASGEPFALYTDRQDVERQAKKRSSHLYAIGFSQIMLGIMFLMQAFLRHEGPVSFWIPAVFGFLFVVSGIVFLALGFRAGRKATKGQVPSREERDIWEA from the coding sequence ATGAAGACTAGGGTCAAGAAGGCCTTCCTCGACATCAACGAAGAGGAGAAGTGGCTGAACGAGCAGGGCGCACAGGGCATGATGCTACTCTCCTACAGCAACGGGACCTACGAGTTCGAGGACGTGTCCCCCGCGGCGTTCCAATACAAGGTCGACATCCCGCAATACTCCGAGAAGGAGAGGAGGCGCGATTACCTCGACTTCCTCGAGCAGACCGGCGCCTCCGTAGTCGCCGAGTACGCCGACAGGGTGTACCTGCGAAAGAAGGCGTCGGGCGAGCCCTTCGCGCTCTACACCGACCGACAGGACGTCGAGCGGCAGGCCAAGAAGAGGAGCTCCCACCTCTATGCGATCGGTTTCTCGCAGATCATGCTCGGCATCATGTTCCTGATGCAGGCGTTCCTCAGGCATGAGGGCCCCGTCTCGTTCTGGATCCCAGCCGTGTTTGGCTTCCTCTTCGTGGTGTCCGGGATCGTCTTCCTGGCCCTTGGGTTCAGGGCAGGGAGGAAGGCCACCAAGGGACAGGTTCCCAGCCGAGAGGAGCGGGACATCTGGGAGGCGTGA